CGGTGTAAAAACTTCTCCAGCCGCTCTTTCGGCCATTTTATTGCGCGCTCCGGGTACTCCTTGTTTAGCAGCCAAGCCCTTGAGCCGAGCCGGAGTTCCTTTGCCAACGCATCTTTCGATACGCCCTTATCCTTGAGAAGCTGATACTTGAGCAGCGTGAAAGCCTCTCTCGAAAGCGCGTACACCAGCTCGACAACCCCGTCTGACGCCCCAAAACGAAGCACCCTTGCGAACTCCCTTATGGCCTTTTCCCTCAGTGATGGAGGAATCCTTCCTTGTCCTATGGCGAATACCGCCCTCACGCAGTCGTACACCCCTTTCTCGAAGGAATCGGAGAGCAGGTCCTCCACATCCTTGAAGTTAACGCTCGTTTTATCGCCTCTGTAGAGGTCAATCTTTGCTAGCATCTGAGAGAGGGCAATTAGGTTGGACGCCGAGACGTCGATCATGAAATCGAGCGTTTTCGGGTCGATGCTGAAGCCGAGTTTGGATGATTCGGACCTGAGCCACGAGGCGACCTCCGCTTGATTAAGGGATTGGAGTTCGCAGACGATTATCTTCGCTTCCTTTGCCCATTTCAGCAGTGCGTCGAGCTGCTTGCCTTCCTTTTCCGCAATTAAGATAACCGCTCTCTCCTTGGCATCTCGGCCTGCCATCCGCTTGAAGAACTCCAGCTGCTCCTTTTTGAGTCTGGTTGCCGAGCGTACGACCGAAACCTTTATTCCCATATCGAACGCGAGCGTGGATGCCGAGGCGGCAAGCGCGCTTGAGTCCATGGACTGGGCATCCAGGATCTCGAAACCCCAGCCCGATGCATCCTTGAATTTATTCCTTAGAACCGCAACAAGCTCTTCTAAAAAGAACTCCTCGGAGCCGTACACAAGGGTTACGGATGCAAGTTCCTTTTTTTCTATGCGGTTATATAGTTCTTCTCGCGTTATCTGCATTCTTAATAATAATGATGCTCAAGCTTAAGTCAAGAATAGTATGTTGTTAAAAGAAAGGTTATTGCTAGGATAATAAAGAAATCGAAATTAGACTTGTTTTCGTGTTTCCTTTTTATATTGCTCAAGAGTTTGAGAAAAGGCATTAAAAGAAATACCGACGTCATTGAGAATTTTCTTTATTCTTTTTAGATCCACATGATTTTCTCGCTTGACTCGCTTCAAAGCTTCATCTCTTGTCATTAAACCTGCCCTCATCAAATTACTGTAGAAATCGTCTTTTTCGGTGACACCTAGTAATTCAAGATAGATATAATTTTTGAGATCGTCCACTTCACAGTCAAAACGCCACGTTGTAACCGAATCTGGAGGATGTCTCCATCCTAATTCATTACGTATCCTGCTTAGAACAATAGTTTCGTTCCAAGGAAGATAATCGAATAGCGTTATTTTCGAAAGACCCATGCCTGAAAGTTTAACAAAAGGAGCCTCAGGACCAGAGTAAAGGTATCCTAACATAGTTGGTGGGATTACCTCAGGTGCCATGTAACGTACATTTCCCGCAACCTCACGGGCTAGTCCGAAGATATATGCTGTGTAATAATAAGCGGCTGATGATTTTGCACTGATTCCTAAAAGTACTCTTTTGAATTTGTTGAGTTCGTAAGGATTAGAGCCCGAAAAGGCCATTCTTATCCCGTTGTCTTTTGCTATCTTGAGAACGGGTTTCCACATAACCTTGCATGCGACACACATCATTGGGACCATAGCAAGAGAAGGTTTTTTGAGCCAGGAGACAAGATTATGACGCATTGAGCGGCGGTGCCAATCCGAAGGTAAATCGAATTGGATGAGATCGACACCGAGTTGTTTTTTTACACGTTGAATGTTTTCAGTCGCAACGGGGTGTGTAAATGGGTTTTTGTAATTGAAGGCCAACACTTTAAGCTTATAGTCACGTACTGCTTTAAGTAATGTGTAAGTACTGTCTCTTCCTCCCGATAATGTAACGACGGCATCATAACGTCCTTTCCCGCGGTTTCGGTCGATAATATCCAAAAGAGCATCTTCACCCTTGAATTTAACAGGAGTGAAATCTCTGCAGTGGTTGCAAGTACCTTCTTCGTCAAACGTAATACCTGGAGTTGAGGAAGTTAACACGCAGCTTCTACAAATCATCCTGTAATATTATTCTCTTTTTATTATATGTCAAGCTTCTTTCGAACATGTGTGCTAAGTTTTCCTTTACAATCTTCAATGGATTGACAACTTTATGTTGATGGTTATCATGTTAAAATGAAAAAAGAAACTATTTTATTTTTGCATGCTCTTATGTTCTCAACATGCCTTCTAGCTCAAGGTAAAGTTCTATACTTCGATTGGTATGCCATTCCCGCATATACAAACTTCTCATCGACAAAGATGCTCACGCCATGTAAAGGCGAAATTGGTTTCGGAACAAGCAATTTCTGTTTATGGGGAGGCCAAGGCTCGGCAAGTAATGATACTATAGCTGGTTATGACACAAGGACTCTGGATTTAGTTTTTCGACTCGGCTTGCTTCCGCATTTTGATATGGGAGTAAAATACTCTTCACCATTGGCTGTTGTCCTTGATGCTCGCGGTGGGTTTGAAAGAGGAAAATTTGAATTTAACGGTTCTATGGGAGTTGGTTATTTGCATAGCACTAAATTCACACAGCCAGGGAACTATACTTTTTATCTTGTTGATGGCTATCCTGCTTTAGCTCTGGGATGTAATCTTACCCCGTGGTTC
This genomic interval from bacterium contains the following:
- a CDS encoding ATPase; this encodes MICRSCVLTSSTPGITFDEEGTCNHCRDFTPVKFKGEDALLDIIDRNRGKGRYDAVVTLSGGRDSTYTLLKAVRDYKLKVLAFNYKNPFTHPVATENIQRVKKQLGVDLIQFDLPSDWHRRSMRHNLVSWLKKPSLAMVPMMCVACKVMWKPVLKIAKDNGIRMAFSGSNPYELNKFKRVLLGISAKSSAAYYYTAYIFGLAREVAGNVRYMAPEVIPPTMLGYLYSGPEAPFVKLSGMGLSKITLFDYLPWNETIVLSRIRNELGWRHPPDSVTTWRFDCEVDDLKNYIYLELLGVTEKDDFYSNLMRAGLMTRDEALKRVKRENHVDLKRIKKILNDVGISFNAFSQTLEQYKKETRKQV
- the holA gene encoding DNA polymerase III subunit delta, which translates into the protein MQITREELYNRIEKKELASVTLVYGSEEFFLEELVAVLRNKFKDASGWGFEILDAQSMDSSALAASASTLAFDMGIKVSVVRSATRLKKEQLEFFKRMAGRDAKERAVILIAEKEGKQLDALLKWAKEAKIIVCELQSLNQAEVASWLRSESSKLGFSIDPKTLDFMIDVSASNLIALSQMLAKIDLYRGDKTSVNFKDVEDLLSDSFEKGVYDCVRAVFAIGQGRIPPSLREKAIREFARVLRFGASDGVVELVYALSREAFTLLKYQLLKDKGVSKDALAKELRLGSRAWLLNKEYPERAIKWPKERLEKFLHRLADVDLAIRTTGRDAEAMLEQIVIGNLAPTSVEETHEIFV